The window ATTCATAAACCACACGTGTATTACGTTATATATTAGTGTAAAAATCATGGAACATAAGAAGTAACTGAAATTAGAGAATCGCAATGCACACGCTTTTATATTAACTGTCGCCTGCTTTATattaaatgaaaacagaaattaATTAAGAACATCTCCACCAGACAGACTTCCTTTATTTTCCACCTTTTTCTGCGCATTATTCCATATTCTCACCGCCCATTCTCAACATCCTTCATTAGctacccaaaaaaataaaaaaagggaaaaaacaagaagaaataaATACTATACAAAGAAAGAACATACCCTGATCAGATTTCAGGGGTTGGTTCTTTTTCAACCCTTAGGGATCTGATCTTTCATATAATTATTCATCAAGTTTTTTTcctatccaaaaaaaaaagaaagaaaaaatggttCGTGTAAGCAATTTCTTAATCTCATTTGTTAACTTGTTAACCTTTGTGCTAGCTATAATGGCTATAGCAATTGGCATTTGGTCTAAAACAGAAGAAAGTAAAAGCCTTTGCCAAAAAGCAATTTACATGCCTTTTTTAATATTTGGGGCGTCACTTCTGGTGTTTTCTTTAATGGGATTAGTGGGATCTTGCTGTAGAGCCTCGTTTTTCCTATGGATATatttgttttttctgtttttgtttaTTGTTGGGATGATTTGTTTCTCGGTTTTCACTATTTTGGTGACAAATAAGAGCGTGGGCAAGGCTTTATCTGGAAAAGGAGATGACGACGCCAAGTTTGGAGATTGGCAACATTGGTTGGAGAAGCATGTTGTTAATGATAAACATTGGGGTGATATTAAGAGTTGTATGGCTACTTTCAAATATTGTCAAATGATTCCTCGTGGCAAATCTGCAGATTTTTACAAATATAGCCTCTCCGTTACTCaggtttcatttttttttttcgtCTTTACCCTTTCATTAGTTTTCTTTGTAAGTTCTTCTTTTAGATTTTTACATGCGGGTTTCTTCTATATCTTGGTTTATGCTTTGGTGCACTTTTTCTCTGGACTCGTTTAATACAATGTTGCGTCATGTATGCAGTAGCGGAGCAGGATTTTTACTAATGtgagtcaaaatataaaaaagtaagCTTACGGAAAAGTTAAGGAATGtcaatatataatatacatatatataaataaataaatttaactagctatacagtgtaatttttcgacgtAAGGATACAAATTGAGACCCTTTCAATACATATGGCTTCGCCACTGCATGCATGATTCACATTGAGCTTCTATTTGGAATGGTTATATGTATTAATTTCTTTTTAGATGAAATAACGCTTGCTCAAATATATTAAGTCACCTTCAGCTTTTCTTCTTCCTATAAAGTATGCAATACATTGGATTTAAATACACTTTGAGCCCCAAGGGCCAAAAGCTTTTAGTTGTCAATACTCCCTCACAGTTCATTTTTACTTGTTATACCacaatcttttttttcttcatgttttaCCTTTATTATTAACTACTCattcttcaaattatttttcaagacttttgaaaatactatcattattatgggtaaaattataatatatatatatatatatatatatatatatattttaagttttTGTGAAGTGTAAAGTCAAAAGTGAACAACTAAAAGTGAAATTATATATTACAGATgctaataatttattttttatggtgCAGTCGAGTTGTTGTAAACCGCCAACTTACTGCGGCTTTGAATTTCAAAATGCAACCCATTGGACAATGCCAAAAGCAGGACCAGCCGTGCCAGACAGTGACTGCAAAACTTGGAGCAATGTTCAAAATGAGCTCTGTTTCAATTGCCAATCATGCAAATCATCATTCCTTGAATCAATCCAGAAAAATTGGAACAAATTTGCACTCATCAACTTTTGTATCTTCGTTTTTATCATCGTCATTTATTCTGTTGGTTGTTGTGCTCTAAGGAACAACAGATCAAAGGGATACTACAAACCATACCCTTAAATTTTTTTAAGTGATTTATTTGGTAAGAAGGAGCTTATTTGGCTTGGGTAATTGTGACATTAATACTGCATTTTTGTTTGTGAATGACTTTGACTTTGTTAAACAATCTGTAAATTCCAATTTGTATGGATTTGTTGAATTATAGGAATTTTATACTATCTCCACTTTTGTACATATACCAAGTCTTCGCAGCCAATAAATATTTCCTGAACGGGATAGCTATACTAGGTTTTGGCGTTTTACTATAAGTGCTTCTTTAGCCTGCCTAAATGTAACATGTGTGTAAGTATCAAACCTCTTGAGTCTTGTATGTTTTCCTAGTATAATAACGTTCTCGCTAGccaaaatatgtatatttttgtatataatatacatatatacaaaaaatatacattttgtcGGCTATTATTTTTTATAGCGGCTAAAAGTATACATTTCTCTTTAATTAACAATTTACAAAGAGCAATTGGGAATTGAAGGGTATCTGTGAAAACCTTCAGATTTCCATGATACTGAGTCCAATAAAAGTTTTTTTGTTCAATCTACAAAACAATTTCAAGAATCGCCATAATATTATTCATTTGATCACTGACATGTTTTTCCTGTTGCTCCCACCAGTTCAAAAGGCGAAATAATACTTATTCGCAATCAATATTCATATCAAACCAAACAATTTAGCCCTAAAGAGtcccaaattaaaataaaatatcttttaaatatGATTAAGTGATAAAAGTCTATATGGTAGTCAAATGCCTTGCATCATTCATTTGAAACCACCTAATGCGagtaagttttttcttttttcaaaaaattaagcTTTGTatctgtttaccctcaaaatcggataacaattgaatttataagtgattttaaggatacgtggattaattTGACACAAAGCGATAGATTGAACTATAGGTAAAGcaaacaataataaagtaaattcaaaccgtGTGATTTGAACAGTTATAGCCTTGAGAAATAGACCTCACTCGAACTGAATATGATCCAAATAATGTCAAATACAGAAGAACAGTAGCTtgcggaaagaaaataatattataatactTTTAGGATACGTGTTACCTTGCCTTTTATAAATAATCagactccctttatatagtaggggagtcctactttaggtgcAACTCTACATAAGGTAAAAAAcctcatgatttgctaattaagCGATTTCATTGATACGTGGCGAGATTCCCGCCGTGATGCGCGGTCGGttacggatatttcggccttccgtCATTTTGGTTCGATGATGTTCTCTCGAGCTAATTCGGAATCGGAGTCAGTTTCGGGGTCACGGACTCGGTAATCTTTGAAGGCACATGTTCTAACCTCGTACCTAGGTTCGATGGAATCCAGGGTCGATCTTCAACCCATTATGTTTCACCCCCGGTCTGTCATGCAATAGGCGAGCTCAGTttcaaccgtatacagatagtcccctcatttttcggagtGTAAACgatgagaaacgatatgagcccCTGATCATGATCTCGATACTTCGCTTCAGAAACGACAAAAATAGACGAAACGTCTCGTCAACCAcatcttaatggcattaaatgttcATCAGTCACTGGTCGGCTGCTGCAGACTTTGAACCGTCGTTTGAATACTATATATACTCCATCCTTCatccattcaaactttacgttTAAACCTCTTTTACTCTTGTTCTTTAAAAAATCTTTGCATTCTCTAACACTTGTACTAGATTTCTTGAGGTTTTTGCAAGAATCTTCGCTTATCTTCATTCCAAAACATTAGCGTAACCTTTTAACTTCCTCTTATTCATCTCTATTAAAAAAAAATGGCGAAAACTTCTAAGACAGTTCCACAAAAAGAAATCGCCTCTTCATCATGGCCAGCCGGTGGGGAAACAATGGCGGAACCTCACCCTGAAGTGTTTGTTCCTGGTAGGTGCTCGACCGGTGCTGATTTCAAAGTTGAAATACTTCCTCGGTACCGGGTCGATGCGAGCCGGTCTCGAGATATATATACTTGATCATCGACGGTCTCCTCCCCAAGGTCAAAGAGGATTGCAACTGGGTCGATAAACACGTGGTGGTGCCCACGCCTGATAAAATGATTACTACCTACGTGGagggttttttaagtgtttacacttatctctTCACGTTGGGCCCCTTGGACCCGGTCATCATCGCCTTCTGTAGAGGTAGGAGGTGACCCTTGGTCAAATCGATCcctctttctggaggatagtaATTCTTCTCCACTTCTTCGTAAACAAAATCGAGAGGTgtcccttcaccctcgatcatctcatgcgcctgtacagtccccgactctatcgagggggATTAATAAAGCTTATCCGCCAGGCCAATAAGGCCCCATTCTCGAGTATAGATGAGGATCGAGACCAAGACTGGTTGGGCCGATTCGTTCGGGTGAAGACCTCGGATTTAATCCCGGCCGAGgacatgccatttcctgagaaatggaacatgaaacgtaagtataacTTTGCCTTAAAGACTTCGtttattgtttttttctttttccaccCTTCTTATAGACATTTTGTGGTGCAACTGTTGCTTAAATGTCGAATGTAGTttctcgactcaaggagtgggtcgaggacCTCGTTTCACACAAACCCTATTCCGAGCACGCGTGGCACGAACTATCGAAGGGTtggtgggaggcccgttcccatggtaagtttctttttccaatttaataatatttgattttttccccGTGCTGTTGAGTTCTTATTAGTTCCATTTTGTTTTGCAGGTCTTCCCAAGGATGTTGCTATGAGGCCTCGATCCGATGACGAGGATGTGCCTCTTGAGTCCCTTGCTCCGAGGCAGGGtgatgagaagaaaaggaaaagggccccgagttctccgagctcggaaaagaagaaaacaaaaagaagtcTGGTGCGTAAACCTAAGGGTAGCACCAGTGCTCGGGCGCCCTCTTCGGAATCACTCCACCAGCTTAGGGATGAgtcagaagaagaagagaacTCTGAACTGGTGGCCCGTGTGTGGTCAGGGCTCGAGGTACAAGGGGCCCCCGACTGGTGAGAGCTGAAACTAAATTACCTCGAATCGAGGAGGTCGATGAGGGAGCTTTAGCCGAATCTTACGACCCAGAAGGAGGCGGGGCTACTTTACCTCGAGATAGGGATGCCGATAACGAGATTGTAGCCGGTTCTTCCTCGACAGCGGATAGTGCTCCGAAGGTCATACCCGGAGTGATAGACCTCTCTGGTTCACCATTATTTACTGAGTCTATTATCGTCGATGCTCAGGAGCTGAAAGAACGACCCAACGAAGAGCCACAAGGGGCGGTAGACTCCTTTCAAAACTTCTTTGATGGCACAAAATCTACCACTACAGAGTATTTCACCGGGTTGGGTGATATACCGGTGCCGAAGAAGAGTCCATCATCGGGGACAAGTGGACCTGTCTCTAGCCTGAAACTACTCAACCGATTCTCAGCCCTGAGTTTTAATCATGATCGAAAGAGGTCAATCGTTATGTTCATTctggaggatgcccgggttcttttTGCCCCCGTGGGGGTGGCCAGTTACCTTTGgtgcttggtgaccgaagaggatcagGCCAAGATGAATGAGGTGAAAGTGCCTTGTTTATTCAACGAAACCTAACATGCATTAAATCGGGTAACCTCAGATACCTCCTAATAATTTCTAGTGTGTACTTAGATTTGTTTTTTTGTAGATGATCGTAACTCCTCCTTCTGTATTTATAGGCTGCGGTACTCCACCATGAAACATTCCTCCGATACCGGAAAGAACTGAACCAGTACGAGGCTGAGATCCGAGGGCTCACTGAGAAAAGAGATCcttacaaacttctcagtgagcaAAGAGAAGGGGAGGCTAAGGGCCTCCGGGCTAAGTTAGAGATGGACCAGAAAGAACATTCCGACATGGCTAAGCAGGTAAGAAGAATTTCTGAAGTTAATGACAACAAATCAGTCACGCTGACTAACGGTCCGAACTCGCAGGTCCAGTAGAAAATCGATAAGATTGGACAGCTTCGAGAAGAGGTAGATTCGGTAAAGGATAAGGTCGAAGAATGGAAAAAGAACATGGACCGCCTGGCAGCAAAAAAGGAGACCGCCCGGGCCCAACTGGCTTCGGCTAAAGTCCAGCTCCGAGGTAAAAAGGAGAAGTCCTCGGTGCATGCCAAGAAGATCGAGGAGCTCTAGTCCCAGTTGAATTCATCTATCTCTGATTGAAAAAATCTAGCCAcggagctagaagcggccaagtcGGAGGCCAAAGTAATTCAGGCCAATGCTAATGAGATGGTGTCCGTTTATAAGGTCGATGCCGAGGCTGCTCAGGTTCGAGAAAAAGACATCACCGAGCATGCTAAATGGCAATCTCGAAGGGAGGCCCTCAAGGAAATCCATGCTGGGGGTTTCGATCTATCAGCTGAGATCGAGATTGCCAAGGAGTTCGAAGCTGAGACTAAAAGGTTGGATTATCCCAAGGATGATAATGACTCCGAGGGTTTAAGCGAGTCCGAAGGCGGGGAAGATCCCGAGTGTGAAGACGATATCCCCGATGAGGACCAGGCCACTTAGGCCTTtagatgtttttgttttttgttttttgcattttcgTTGAGGCCGTTCGGCCTTTGTAAAAAATTTCATCGGGCTGTTTGGCCcttgtaaaaagaattttttataaatatataagGCTTTCTTTCCCTTTCACGGCTTTCGAATTTTTCCCTTTGCTTTACTATTTATATTCACAAAGATCGAAATACCTTAGCACGAAATAATTAGGTTATGTTCGAAGATTCAAACAAACCCTGCCTTTATATTATTCTGTTTTAAGCCATTTTGAGGGTTCGGTGTTACGAGAAACTTCCTCCCAAGGTAAGTAGTTGAGATTATAGTtcgccgagggtagcctttagaaccggttatgaAACTTTTCTTTTCGAAGGCCTTGTTTCTATTACGGGCCTTAGATGTCTCCGAGCCGTgttaatatggccgtagccttttagttcggaTGTCGCCCAGTGGGCTTGCTTTCTTGAGTTATCcaggcttgcctaagataacagtccccgagtggggatggccgtggcctttaaaatttaggggttgcctaataggtcttatgCCCTCGAGGTCTAATAGCTTGGAACTTTTGAGTTTGTTTTCAGATGGGAATCCCCGAGTGAGAGAGTTATTGTTCGATCTCAGGTTAAAGCGGCCCTTGGGCTCGTTACCTTTAGGGGATCGGAAGCAGGGAGTTCCTTAAGAAATGTAAATAAGAAATTTTTAAAAGACAAGATGATTGCAAGGAAGAAACTTCTCTTTAGTTTTGTGTAAAACAGTCATACATGCGTGCATGCTTTATGCTAGGGCTCGAGAAATCTATGCGGGCACGGTTCccttgaccgtttggcccttacaataaatcctacctatcgagacccttccattacgaagtaatttccttgctaaagtcaatatctgagggtaatgccccccaatATTCGATGTTGATCATAGAGAGAAGCTTGAGATATTGTTAATGTGATATTAGACACCGATTCGTGATCGGTCTCTGATtataagttagcacgatccactgttgcctcgttaaaaacctttcaaaaaatccatttgggacaaaaccggttcaagaaaaaaagagtgcaacgcgtgctttcagacctaaaactTTATACTGCTCCTTATCAgtcacctgcaagtgttagtctgaaataaaaataaaagaaaatgaatggggtcgtaccttagcagtaatatcatttTAGGTGACTTAtattccaattgctcggtagttgttcACCGTTCATCGTTccaagcttgtaggatccttttccggtgATTTTGACGAtatg is drawn from Nicotiana tabacum cultivar K326 chromosome 22, ASM71507v2, whole genome shotgun sequence and contains these coding sequences:
- the LOC107793507 gene encoding tetraspanin-8-like, with amino-acid sequence MVRVSNFLISFVNLLTFVLAIMAIAIGIWSKTEESKSLCQKAIYMPFLIFGASLLVFSLMGLVGSCCRASFFLWIYLFFLFLFIVGMICFSVFTILVTNKSVGKALSGKGDDDAKFGDWQHWLEKHVVNDKHWGDIKSCMATFKYCQMIPRGKSADFYKYSLSVTQSSCCKPPTYCGFEFQNATHWTMPKAGPAVPDSDCKTWSNVQNELCFNCQSCKSSFLESIQKNWNKFALINFCIFVFIIVIYSVGCCALRNNRSKGYYKPYP